From a region of the Leptospira kmetyi serovar Malaysia str. Bejo-Iso9 genome:
- a CDS encoding PaaI family thioesterase — MPVSESATKAWEDMNKMADKMAKEYGLTLELPPKSFKEMKAEFVEFENGKKIVVRIPYDERFANPMGIFQGGMLCTALDNTFGPLSYLAAKRPCVTTDLSTQFFRTFFPKDEYVLIEAKVVSKSPAMMTMQAEVRNPKNKLIAIATSSVLILQESMLKRMTSKQEQED, encoded by the coding sequence ATGCCGGTTTCTGAATCCGCTACCAAAGCATGGGAAGATATGAACAAGATGGCCGATAAGATGGCCAAAGAATACGGTCTTACTCTCGAGCTTCCGCCGAAATCTTTTAAAGAAATGAAAGCCGAATTCGTCGAGTTTGAGAATGGGAAAAAAATCGTGGTTCGTATTCCGTATGACGAACGTTTTGCGAATCCGATGGGAATCTTTCAAGGTGGAATGCTCTGCACCGCTTTGGATAACACGTTCGGTCCGCTTTCTTATCTCGCCGCAAAAAGACCTTGTGTCACCACGGATTTATCGACTCAGTTTTTCAGAACCTTCTTTCCGAAAGACGAATACGTTTTGATCGAAGCGAAGGTCGTTTCGAAATCTCCCGCGATGATGACGATGCAGGCGGAAGTTAGAAATCCGAAAAACAAACTCATTGCGATCGCGACTTCCAGCGTATTGATCTTACAAGAATCGATGTTGAAAAGAATGACGAGCAAACAAGAACAAGAAGATTGA
- a CDS encoding TetR/AcrR family transcriptional regulator: MKLAGDTREKIVTLARHYFQSVGFQSFSFQDIADDLGIKKASIHYHYPSKEELGIEVLEVYYRDFEEYTKNLIERPPRVRLFGLFKLYEAYTGENGKICPFGVVGTEYHVLSQAIRDKTLVLHNQHRDFLIQTLQDGTKDGSFILTLNVKDTADLFMSAIQGSMQISRIRKDKEYFPKMIKSLKSMIQIKEHKNAGF; encoded by the coding sequence ATGAAACTCGCCGGAGATACGCGCGAAAAGATCGTGACCCTTGCCCGACATTATTTTCAAAGTGTCGGCTTTCAGTCGTTCAGCTTTCAGGATATCGCGGACGATTTGGGGATCAAAAAGGCGAGTATCCACTATCATTATCCTTCCAAGGAAGAATTGGGGATCGAAGTTCTCGAAGTTTATTACAGGGATTTCGAAGAATATACGAAAAATCTAATAGAGCGTCCGCCGCGCGTCCGTTTGTTCGGTTTGTTTAAACTCTACGAAGCTTATACGGGGGAAAACGGAAAGATATGTCCGTTCGGAGTCGTGGGCACGGAGTATCACGTTCTTTCCCAAGCGATCCGGGACAAGACCTTGGTTCTTCACAATCAACATCGCGATTTTCTAATACAAACTCTTCAGGACGGAACGAAAGACGGTTCCTTTATTCTGACCCTCAACGTAAAGGATACCGCGGATTTATTCATGTCCGCGATTCAAGGTTCGATGCAGATTTCTAGAATCCGCAAGGACAAGGAATATTTTCCGAAGATGATTAAAAGTCTTAAATCGATGATACAAATAAAGGAGCATAAAAATGCCGGTTTCTGA
- a CDS encoding 7TM diverse intracellular signaling domain-containing protein, whose protein sequence is MPLRLIKLIAGKGARIVVLILFFCSVSSNFLYADPNEETCEFDKIEFALDDDSSREIPKIPNTKLDFKPKETAFLKLGFIKEAAWLRFNVKRHPRSRCFVRIPQVTLDAAVLFSKSSVQISGDRFQYSERSIDDYYPVFHLEPYEVQNEDNRYYLWIKTSSIINFPILVESGLEYEKGSYYRNLLILFTLVLSLFVTLLTGFIYRQTLDPIYLNIVGFLIFVSLEGWACYANGYKYLWPNAPEFQNITPPLFAFLALACSTYFMVQFLSPSSLNKFFRSALSATAISIVGFAVFSAFISERPTVVKSFSWAFICVSALIVISTLSVIRSFAPAKKIALCMIPIAGSGLITVLYYLDFLKYHEYFVHAYVLSLPTIYVVVMISLGDREKFVRRKSLRRAYDIQQMQERLKTPARISGMEFQSKTPSIQFSLDHLLKVERIFKNPELSKDDLASILKVAPQDLDRFVQESSNLSSFETYVNQYRVEEAKHLLKTRTDLKHSEIAHRAGFVSGREMEKSFKTLTGMTPSEYKLMLFPESI, encoded by the coding sequence ATGCCACTTCGCTTAATAAAATTGATAGCCGGAAAAGGCGCTCGGATCGTCGTATTGATCCTATTTTTCTGTTCGGTTTCTTCGAATTTTCTTTATGCCGATCCGAACGAGGAAACATGCGAATTTGATAAAATAGAATTCGCGTTAGACGACGATTCTTCCCGGGAAATCCCCAAGATTCCCAATACGAAATTGGATTTTAAACCGAAAGAAACAGCGTTCCTCAAATTGGGTTTTATCAAAGAGGCCGCCTGGCTCAGATTCAACGTCAAACGACATCCCAGATCCAGATGTTTCGTGAGAATTCCTCAGGTGACGTTAGACGCCGCGGTTCTTTTTTCAAAATCCTCCGTTCAGATTTCGGGGGACCGTTTTCAATATTCGGAAAGATCGATCGACGATTATTATCCGGTCTTTCATCTGGAACCTTACGAGGTTCAGAACGAGGACAATCGGTATTATCTCTGGATCAAAACCTCTTCGATCATCAACTTTCCGATTCTCGTCGAGTCCGGTCTCGAATACGAAAAAGGAAGTTATTATAGAAATCTTTTGATTTTGTTTACTCTCGTTCTGAGTTTATTCGTCACTCTTCTTACGGGATTCATTTATCGTCAGACACTGGATCCGATTTATCTGAATATCGTGGGATTTCTGATCTTCGTTTCTCTGGAAGGTTGGGCGTGTTATGCGAACGGCTATAAATATCTTTGGCCGAACGCGCCCGAGTTTCAAAACATAACCCCTCCTCTTTTCGCGTTTTTGGCCCTCGCCTGTTCCACTTACTTTATGGTTCAGTTTCTTTCGCCTTCTTCGCTTAACAAATTCTTTCGTTCCGCTTTGTCCGCGACCGCGATCTCGATCGTGGGTTTCGCCGTTTTTTCCGCGTTTATTTCGGAACGTCCCACGGTCGTAAAATCCTTCTCCTGGGCCTTTATATGCGTTTCCGCTTTGATCGTGATCTCCACACTTTCGGTGATCCGAAGTTTTGCGCCCGCGAAAAAAATCGCGCTATGTATGATTCCGATCGCGGGAAGCGGATTGATTACGGTATTATACTATTTGGATTTTCTAAAGTACCACGAATATTTCGTACACGCTTACGTCCTTTCTCTTCCCACGATTTACGTCGTCGTGATGATCAGCCTCGGGGATCGGGAAAAGTTCGTAAGAAGAAAGTCGCTCCGCCGCGCCTACGACATTCAACAGATGCAGGAAAGACTCAAAACGCCCGCGAGAATTTCCGGTATGGAATTTCAGAGCAAAACTCCTTCGATTCAATTCAGTTTGGATCATCTTCTGAAGGTGGAAAGAATTTTCAAAAATCCGGAACTAAGCAAGGACGATCTCGCGAGCATTTTAAAAGTCGCGCCTCAGGATCTCGATAGATTCGTTCAGGAATCCTCGAACCTGTCCTCGTTCGAAACCTACGTAAATCAATACAGGGTGGAAGAAGCGAAGCATCTTTTAAAAACCAGGACCGATCTAAAACATTCCGAGATCGCGCATCGGGCCGGCTTTGTTTCCGGCCGCGAGATGGAAAAATCCTTTAAGACTTTGACCGGAATGACTCCCTCCGAATATAAATTGATGCTTTTTCCCGAATCCATTTGA
- a CDS encoding MltA domain-containing protein, with the protein MRFAFLFILFSLVCTHLLQGKDLEESGFIPIGETPLFSPDPESDTLRRAIRESESYYEKLSTEWKITIKGTSFNKNDMLKSLRTLKRILKEKNPESFRNRFRNSFSILETADPNEGKITAYYEVLMEGRTRPEGEFIHPILETPSDLIVKKQGDERIVGKSVNGNLIPYETRIELSEPSVWKRKTKAISYVKITDLHLAQLEGSAVIRIPDQDPFRITYSSDNGKEYLSPAESLRGICKSLIPSDLRNCIVEFPKEVRDAILKNPRYVFFKKEPSAPRGSGGIELIPKRSVAMDPNIPLGIPALISFESPVLAEKNRIVFVHDRGSKIQGHGRLDYFLGTGKKAEEQAGRIQTQGRILLILPKK; encoded by the coding sequence ATGAGGTTCGCGTTCCTTTTCATTCTATTTTCCCTCGTGTGTACACATCTTTTGCAGGGAAAGGATTTGGAAGAATCCGGTTTTATCCCCATTGGCGAAACGCCTTTATTCTCGCCCGATCCGGAATCCGATACCTTACGACGGGCGATCCGAGAATCCGAATCGTATTACGAAAAACTTTCCACCGAGTGGAAAATAACGATCAAAGGAACTTCGTTTAACAAAAACGATATGTTGAAGTCCTTAAGAACCTTAAAAAGAATCCTTAAGGAGAAAAACCCCGAATCGTTTCGGAATCGATTTCGAAATTCCTTTTCGATTCTCGAAACGGCCGATCCGAACGAGGGAAAGATCACCGCATATTATGAAGTTTTAATGGAAGGAAGAACTCGTCCCGAGGGGGAATTTATTCATCCAATTTTGGAGACCCCTTCCGATTTGATCGTAAAAAAACAAGGAGATGAAAGAATCGTGGGAAAATCCGTAAACGGAAATCTGATCCCGTACGAAACGAGAATCGAATTGTCCGAACCCTCCGTCTGGAAACGCAAAACAAAGGCGATCTCTTACGTTAAAATCACCGATTTGCATCTCGCACAATTGGAAGGCTCCGCAGTGATTCGAATCCCGGACCAAGATCCGTTTCGCATAACGTATTCTTCCGATAACGGAAAAGAATATCTGAGTCCCGCCGAATCCTTACGAGGAATCTGTAAAAGTCTGATTCCTTCCGATCTTAGAAATTGTATCGTGGAATTTCCGAAGGAAGTCCGGGACGCGATATTAAAAAATCCGAGATACGTCTTTTTCAAAAAGGAACCGTCCGCGCCCCGAGGAAGCGGAGGAATCGAATTGATTCCGAAACGATCAGTGGCAATGGATCCGAACATTCCTTTAGGGATTCCCGCCTTGATCAGTTTCGAATCGCCCGTTTTAGCGGAAAAAAACCGAATCGTGTTCGTTCACGATCGAGGTTCCAAGATCCAAGGCCATGGAAGACTCGATTACTTTTTAGGAACGGGTAAAAAGGCCGAAGAGCAAGCGGGAAGGATTCAAACCCAAGGAAGAATTCTTTTGATACTGCCGAAGAAATAA
- the amt gene encoding ammonium transporter, which translates to MHLMFMGATEKTLTDVLWILLCSGLVLLMQGGFLILESGLTRAKNSINVAIKNIADFGIATVLFWFIGFGLMFGDSWKGIIGTSWFLPVFPPDDVWSPAFFLFQLVFCGTAATIVSGAIAERLKFISYIISTILISGFIYPIAGHWVWSGLYQSETHGWLSVLGFRDFAGSSVVHSVGGWVALAFLLVVGPRAGRFVEGEPPRKVTGSNLPLAMLGGIILWVGWFGFNGGSTLAFDRHVPTVLLNTVLASGAAMFSGLFVGWFRKGYPDAVLPLNGSLGGLVAITACANVVNAVEAGIIGLFAGILVSPIEDILEKLKIDDAVGAVPVHLGMGIFGTLCVGIFGNLQILNSGLSRWGQIQVQLLGIASIGVFAFGTSYILFSVINRFFKLRVDPEEEYQGLNISEHKATTELIDLFLVMEHQKRTGDLSYDVPVEPFTEVGQIANRYNQVLGTVRNTLEENEKARKELAKAYAKVQKEQERAEKLLLNVLPKTIADKLKKDSSVIAQSFSEASILFADIVGFTEIAGKFHPEKVVKILNKVFSAFDLMAEKYGLEKIKTIGDAYMVVGGLPQPRQNHTLAIAHMAWEMMELLKRFRIREGNLKLDMRIGINTGPVVAGVIGTKKFIYDIWGDAVNVASRMESHGLSGQIQVTPSTAHLISEEFSMEKREDVEIKGKGKIDTFILTARKKSPSEELFFGFS; encoded by the coding sequence ATGCATTTGATGTTTATGGGCGCGACTGAAAAAACATTAACGGACGTTTTGTGGATCTTACTCTGCTCGGGTTTGGTTCTTTTGATGCAGGGCGGATTTTTGATTTTAGAATCCGGTCTGACTCGTGCTAAGAATTCGATCAACGTTGCGATCAAGAACATCGCAGATTTCGGAATCGCCACGGTTCTGTTTTGGTTTATAGGATTCGGTTTAATGTTCGGCGATTCTTGGAAAGGAATCATCGGAACCTCTTGGTTTCTTCCCGTATTTCCGCCGGACGACGTTTGGAGTCCCGCGTTCTTTTTATTTCAATTGGTCTTCTGCGGAACGGCAGCGACGATCGTTTCGGGTGCGATCGCAGAAAGACTTAAATTCATTTCGTATATCATTTCCACGATTTTAATTTCCGGATTTATTTATCCGATCGCGGGTCATTGGGTTTGGTCCGGACTTTATCAATCCGAAACACACGGCTGGCTTTCCGTTTTGGGATTTCGGGACTTTGCCGGTTCTTCCGTGGTTCACAGCGTGGGCGGTTGGGTCGCGCTTGCATTCTTACTTGTTGTAGGTCCGCGCGCCGGAAGGTTCGTCGAAGGAGAACCTCCTAGAAAAGTTACCGGAAGTAATCTCCCCTTAGCGATGTTAGGCGGAATTATTCTTTGGGTGGGTTGGTTCGGATTTAACGGAGGAAGTACGCTCGCTTTCGATCGACACGTTCCCACCGTTTTATTGAATACGGTGCTCGCTTCGGGCGCGGCTATGTTTTCCGGTTTGTTCGTGGGTTGGTTTCGCAAAGGTTATCCGGACGCGGTTCTTCCCTTGAACGGTTCCCTGGGCGGTTTGGTCGCGATCACGGCCTGCGCCAACGTAGTCAACGCGGTGGAAGCGGGAATTATCGGTTTGTTCGCGGGGATCTTGGTTTCTCCGATCGAAGATATATTAGAAAAACTGAAAATAGACGACGCGGTCGGAGCGGTTCCGGTTCACTTGGGAATGGGGATCTTCGGAACTCTCTGCGTCGGAATTTTCGGAAATCTTCAGATTCTAAACTCGGGACTTTCGCGCTGGGGTCAAATCCAAGTTCAACTTTTGGGAATCGCTTCCATCGGTGTATTCGCATTCGGAACTTCTTATATTCTATTTTCCGTAATCAATCGATTCTTTAAACTCAGAGTGGACCCCGAAGAGGAATACCAAGGCCTGAACATTTCGGAACACAAGGCGACCACGGAACTCATCGATCTTTTTTTAGTCATGGAACATCAAAAAAGAACCGGAGATCTGAGCTACGACGTTCCCGTGGAACCGTTTACCGAAGTCGGACAAATCGCGAATCGTTACAATCAGGTTCTCGGAACCGTAAGAAACACTCTTGAAGAAAACGAAAAAGCCAGAAAGGAATTGGCAAAGGCATACGCAAAAGTTCAGAAAGAACAGGAAAGAGCGGAAAAACTTCTCTTGAACGTATTGCCGAAAACGATCGCCGATAAACTTAAAAAAGACAGTTCCGTGATCGCGCAGAGTTTCAGCGAGGCGAGTATTCTTTTTGCGGACATCGTGGGTTTTACGGAAATCGCCGGAAAGTTTCATCCCGAAAAAGTCGTTAAGATTTTAAACAAGGTGTTCTCCGCCTTCGATCTGATGGCGGAAAAATACGGTTTGGAAAAAATCAAAACGATCGGAGACGCTTATATGGTCGTCGGCGGCCTTCCACAACCGAGACAAAATCATACATTAGCAATCGCTCATATGGCTTGGGAGATGATGGAACTTTTAAAACGTTTCAGAATTCGGGAAGGAAATCTGAAACTCGATATGCGGATCGGCATCAACACGGGCCCGGTCGTTGCGGGCGTGATCGGAACCAAAAAGTTCATCTACGATATCTGGGGAGATGCGGTTAACGTTGCGAGCAGAATGGAATCGCACGGCCTAAGCGGACAAATCCAAGTCACACCGTCCACGGCACATTTGATCTCGGAAGAATTCTCCATGGAAAAAAGGGAAGACGTCGAGATCAAAGGAAAAGGAAAGATAGACACGTTCATCTTAACCGCGCGTAAAAAATCGCCTTCCGAAGAATTGTTCTTCGGGTTCAGCTAA
- a CDS encoding cyclic nucleotide-binding domain-containing protein, giving the protein MTSESPNLLNHIQPIDYSKGQIIFRQGAPSKDQMFFISKGSIVLSETVDNKERAICRINENNFFGEMALLTGGKRTASAIAAVDGTRLISLDSSIIENMIHKNPKFMFRLLLTAASRHYREELNFSKLQSLIKIDPSDLEFAHDYENCRIHNLGVITRIYGHLSNYYPPGKYVFRSGEPASEKLWFVLQGKLVLCKTAKDGSDLEVRDYHPGDLLDLSSLIGSKPRVFSVKAVEDTAVITSIDRNLLYRVLTLNSKLFFNVFKTIVYDFTILNHCFTLSKEAEANLGTASTVATNANSNSEATAASTATQEASAEEVSGEGLDKLAEQASNANEQSQQNAEVDPSKEPEAEAASS; this is encoded by the coding sequence ATGACATCTGAATCACCGAATTTACTCAATCACATTCAACCGATCGATTACTCAAAAGGACAGATCATTTTTCGTCAGGGAGCTCCTTCCAAAGATCAGATGTTTTTTATTTCCAAAGGTTCGATCGTTCTTTCGGAAACCGTAGACAATAAGGAACGCGCCATTTGTCGCATTAACGAAAATAACTTTTTCGGAGAAATGGCTCTTTTAACCGGAGGGAAAAGAACCGCTTCCGCGATCGCCGCAGTCGACGGAACCCGTCTTATTTCCTTAGACAGTAGCATCATCGAAAACATGATTCATAAAAATCCGAAGTTTATGTTTCGTCTTTTATTGACCGCGGCGAGCAGACATTACAGGGAAGAATTGAACTTTTCCAAACTTCAGTCTTTGATTAAAATCGATCCTTCGGATCTGGAATTCGCACACGACTATGAGAATTGCAGAATTCATAACTTGGGAGTGATCACGAGAATCTACGGTCATCTCAGCAATTATTATCCTCCCGGAAAATACGTGTTTCGTTCGGGAGAACCCGCTTCCGAAAAACTTTGGTTCGTCTTACAGGGAAAATTGGTTCTTTGTAAAACCGCAAAAGACGGAAGCGATTTGGAAGTAAGAGATTATCATCCGGGCGATCTTTTGGATCTTTCTTCTTTGATCGGTTCCAAGCCGAGAGTTTTTTCGGTTAAAGCGGTGGAAGACACGGCGGTCATCACCTCGATCGACAGAAATCTATTGTATAGAGTTCTTACTCTCAATTCCAAATTGTTCTTCAACGTGTTTAAGACGATCGTCTATGATTTTACGATCTTAAATCATTGTTTTACTTTGAGCAAGGAAGCGGAAGCGAACCTCGGAACTGCAAGCACTGTTGCGACTAACGCGAATTCCAATTCCGAAGCGACTGCTGCTTCCACGGCGACGCAGGAAGCGAGCGCGGAAGAAGTCAGCGGAGAAGGTTTGGACAAACTTGCGGAACAAGCCTCGAACGCAAACGAACAATCGCAACAAAACGCGGAAGTTGATCCGAGCAAGGAACCCGAGGCGGAAGCCGCGAGTTCCTAA
- the map gene encoding type I methionyl aminopeptidase: MSIETEKDLIGLKKIGKIVGLVLKEMKAYAKSGMSTKELDDFGLKLLKQYGARSAPAITYNFPGATCISVNRAIAHGIPSSKTILKEGDLVNIDVSAELEGYFGDNGSSFILGKGHPVLSSLVDCSRTSLHKGLSAAKTGNRISDIGRAIHAEAKSHGFTVIKNLMGHGTGSSLHEAPKYIPCYEDKRYSQKLKSGMVLAIETFISTKSEIALETSDGWTLVTHDGSYVAQQEHTIVVTDREPILLTASNGI, from the coding sequence ATGTCCATCGAAACCGAAAAAGATCTGATCGGGCTCAAGAAAATCGGAAAAATCGTCGGCCTGGTTTTAAAAGAAATGAAAGCCTACGCGAAATCCGGAATGTCCACGAAAGAATTGGACGACTTCGGATTAAAACTTTTAAAACAATACGGAGCCAGATCCGCTCCGGCGATCACTTACAACTTTCCGGGCGCGACCTGCATCAGCGTAAATCGCGCGATCGCTCATGGAATCCCTTCTTCCAAAACGATTCTAAAAGAAGGAGATCTCGTCAACATAGACGTATCGGCGGAGTTAGAAGGTTACTTCGGCGACAACGGAAGTTCTTTTATCTTAGGCAAAGGACATCCCGTTCTCAGTTCTTTAGTCGATTGTTCAAGAACGTCGCTTCACAAAGGTTTATCCGCCGCGAAAACCGGAAATAGGATCAGCGATATCGGAAGAGCGATCCATGCGGAAGCGAAATCCCACGGATTCACAGTGATCAAAAATTTAATGGGACATGGAACCGGATCCAGTCTGCACGAGGCTCCGAAATACATTCCTTGTTACGAAGATAAACGTTATTCGCAAAAACTCAAATCGGGAATGGTTCTCGCGATCGAAACGTTCATCTCCACAAAATCGGAAATCGCACTCGAAACCTCGGACGGTTGGACCTTGGTTACGCACGACGGAAGTTACGTGGCTCAACAGGAACATACGATCGTAGTCACGGATCGGGAACCGATCCTACTCACTGCGAGCAACGGAATTTAA
- a CDS encoding SDR family NAD(P)-dependent oxidoreductase: MKYKLALITGAAGGLGKEFSKHLAEQGTDLILTDVSSASLKPIQADLEKSYGIKVEIVPADLSLSEGREKILSHIVRKKLKPDLLVNNAGLGYIGDFSNEPDASFLTTIRVNVEGLVHLTRKILPLFLENGKGKIINVASTASFQPVPYFTIYAATKVFVLYFTEGLSRELKGSGVGVHAVCPGPIRTPFFAKAFPSGFWTPDFIWLTPTQVVRAALSGAEKNKTVIVVGLVNQIQNFLTSIVPRSFSAWAGSKLFSMGKDRKN; the protein is encoded by the coding sequence ATGAAATATAAACTCGCGCTGATCACCGGAGCCGCAGGCGGACTCGGAAAAGAATTCTCCAAACATTTAGCGGAACAAGGAACCGATCTGATTCTCACCGATGTATCTTCGGCTTCCCTCAAACCGATCCAAGCGGATTTGGAAAAAAGTTATGGAATCAAAGTCGAAATCGTACCCGCCGATCTTTCCCTATCGGAAGGCAGGGAAAAAATTTTATCGCATATCGTCCGCAAAAAGTTGAAACCCGATCTTCTCGTAAACAACGCGGGCCTCGGTTATATCGGAGATTTTTCAAACGAACCCGATGCGAGTTTTTTGACCACGATCCGAGTCAACGTGGAAGGTTTGGTTCATCTCACTCGTAAAATTCTTCCCTTATTTTTGGAAAACGGAAAGGGAAAGATCATAAACGTAGCTTCGACCGCTTCGTTTCAACCGGTTCCTTATTTTACGATTTATGCGGCGACTAAGGTTTTCGTTTTATACTTCACGGAAGGTTTAAGCCGAGAACTCAAAGGAAGCGGGGTCGGCGTTCACGCGGTTTGTCCCGGACCGATTCGAACTCCGTTTTTTGCAAAGGCGTTTCCGAGCGGATTTTGGACTCCCGATTTTATCTGGCTCACTCCGACTCAGGTCGTTCGAGCCGCGTTATCCGGAGCGGAAAAAAATAAGACCGTGATCGTTGTAGGTCTCGTAAATCAAATCCAAAATTTTCTGACTTCGATCGTGCCGAGAAGTTTCTCGGCTTGGGCCGGTTCCAAACTATTCTCCATGGGAAAGGACAGAAAAAACTAA